In Paenibacillus algicola, a genomic segment contains:
- a CDS encoding phospholipase D family protein: MILFSLFNNLPEASAGAQPAHTRRRSPRFWVKTAVLLLFAWLLAVLVYHTQKPLPDGISYESPLYQSTEVAFWHDLTYPGPDGQAVHEQQIYDRMHEIIDESRQFLVIDMFLFNDYTHKDQSFPQVSREMTDHLISHKSKHPEMDMFLITDEVNTNYGSSKNPLLEDLKQAGITVIITNVEPLRDSTPIYSAFWRTFIQWFGQAGEGQVPNLMAEEAPDMTVRSYMKLLNVKANHRKVIVSERTALVSSANVHAASAYHSNIAFEAGGEVIRDVLAAEQAAASLSGPYTLPVYTPSEETQPAPGLSADIRYLTEGKVYKYVLKAIEEAEAGDTLWMGMFYLAEGEVMDELVAASQRGVQVRLILDPNQNAFGRDKIGIPNRPAAAELKERSGNSIDIRWYNTGEEQYHTKLLFISKPSKPSIMIGGSTNFTPRNLKDYNLENNFWLSAEKEHEVTKQVNDYFNRLWNNVDAEYTLELSAYEEDTVWLKSVAFRIQKLLGFTTF; encoded by the coding sequence ATGATTCTGTTCAGCCTATTTAACAACTTACCGGAAGCATCGGCTGGGGCTCAGCCTGCACACACCCGCCGCCGTTCTCCCCGCTTCTGGGTAAAAACAGCGGTGCTGCTTCTTTTTGCCTGGCTGCTGGCTGTCCTCGTGTACCATACTCAAAAGCCGCTGCCGGACGGCATTTCCTACGAAAGCCCGCTGTACCAAAGTACGGAGGTTGCCTTCTGGCATGACCTGACCTATCCGGGGCCGGACGGCCAGGCAGTGCACGAGCAGCAAATTTATGATCGAATGCATGAAATCATTGACGAGTCGAGACAATTTCTCGTGATCGACATGTTTCTTTTTAATGACTATACCCATAAAGACCAATCCTTCCCTCAGGTCAGCCGCGAAATGACAGACCATCTGATCTCGCACAAGAGCAAGCATCCGGAAATGGACATGTTCTTGATTACCGATGAGGTCAACACAAACTACGGCTCTTCCAAAAACCCGCTGCTAGAGGATCTGAAGCAGGCAGGCATTACCGTCATCATCACAAATGTGGAGCCGCTTCGTGATTCCACGCCAATCTATTCGGCTTTCTGGAGAACCTTTATTCAATGGTTCGGGCAAGCCGGGGAGGGCCAGGTGCCCAACCTGATGGCGGAGGAGGCCCCGGATATGACGGTCCGCTCGTACATGAAGCTGCTGAACGTCAAGGCCAATCACCGTAAGGTGATCGTGAGCGAACGTACCGCCCTCGTCTCCTCCGCCAATGTGCATGCGGCCAGTGCCTACCACTCCAACATCGCCTTTGAGGCCGGCGGTGAAGTCATCCGGGATGTGCTTGCAGCAGAGCAGGCGGCTGCCAGTCTGAGCGGCCCGTATACATTGCCGGTCTATACTCCGTCGGAAGAAACACAGCCGGCACCGGGGCTGTCTGCTGACATCCGATATTTGACGGAAGGCAAGGTGTACAAATATGTGCTGAAGGCGATTGAAGAAGCGGAAGCCGGCGATACCCTGTGGATGGGTATGTTCTATCTCGCTGAGGGCGAGGTGATGGACGAGCTTGTCGCCGCATCACAGCGCGGCGTGCAGGTGCGGCTGATTCTGGACCCCAATCAGAACGCTTTTGGTCGGGACAAGATCGGCATTCCGAACCGCCCGGCCGCCGCAGAGCTGAAGGAGCGCTCCGGAAACAGCATTGATATTCGCTGGTACAACACAGGCGAGGAGCAGTATCACACCAAGCTTCTGTTTATTTCCAAGCCCTCCAAGCCGTCCATCATGATTGGCGGCTCGACCAATTTTACCCCCCGCAACCTGAAGGATTACAACCTGGAGAACAACTTTTGGCTGTCCGCTGAGAAGGAGCATGAGGTCACGAAACAGGTCAATGACTATTTCAACAGGCTGTGGAACAACGTGGATGCGGAGTACACCTTGGAGCTGAGCGCTTACGAAGAAGACACCGTCTGGCTCAAAAGCGTGGCGTTCCGGATTCAGAAGCTGCTGGGCTTTACGACCTTTTAA
- a CDS encoding MerR family transcriptional regulator codes for MYSIKQVSTMLDMPSVTIRAWENRYGAVKPLRTESGYRMYSPDDIEDLKWLKEQVEEKGMSISQAVLMLKAGKSFPGPGRGEPFPTLGAEQQEGPYEELSGQIFNALFTFQSERANRLIDYGFSIYGYDAMFYKVLVPVLVKVGDAWEAGTASVAQEHFMTELISRRFFQFFHLFPVHSYMPKVLSLCPEGEYHQVGLMLFSLLLRRNGLDVAYLGPNTPREGLLDIIDSQGIGIVCLSVTNARYVGRADELVDYISEAFPEVLFLLGGKGYGSGTKSRYTQWVMNEPAEQWQEWLSRFLAQHQLRP; via the coding sequence GTGTACTCTATTAAACAAGTATCCACAATGCTGGATATGCCGAGTGTAACGATCCGGGCCTGGGAGAACCGGTATGGGGCCGTGAAGCCGCTGCGGACAGAATCAGGCTACCGGATGTATAGTCCGGATGACATAGAAGATTTGAAATGGCTGAAGGAGCAGGTGGAGGAGAAGGGCATGAGCATTTCTCAGGCCGTGCTGATGCTGAAGGCCGGGAAATCCTTTCCGGGACCGGGCCGCGGTGAGCCATTTCCGACTCTTGGCGCTGAGCAGCAGGAAGGTCCTTATGAAGAGCTTAGCGGCCAGATTTTCAATGCTTTGTTTACGTTTCAAAGTGAGCGGGCGAACCGCCTGATTGATTATGGCTTTTCAATTTACGGCTATGATGCCATGTTCTACAAAGTGCTGGTGCCTGTTCTCGTGAAAGTCGGAGATGCATGGGAAGCGGGCACGGCATCGGTGGCGCAGGAGCATTTCATGACGGAGCTCATCTCACGGCGGTTTTTTCAGTTTTTTCATTTATTTCCCGTTCATTCTTACATGCCGAAGGTGCTTTCGCTTTGTCCGGAGGGAGAATATCATCAGGTCGGCCTGATGCTCTTCTCACTGCTGCTGCGGCGCAATGGACTGGATGTAGCCTACCTGGGCCCCAACACGCCGAGAGAAGGTCTGCTGGATATCATTGATTCCCAGGGAATCGGGATCGTGTGCCTCTCGGTGACGAATGCCAGATATGTAGGACGGGCGGACGAGCTTGTGGATTATATTTCGGAAGCGTTCCCCGAGGTGCTCTTTCTGCTTGGCGGCAAAGGGTACGGAAGCGGAACAAAGAGCCGGTACACCCAATGGGTGATGAACGAGCCGGCAGAGCAATGGCAGGAGTGGCTGAGCCGATTTTTGGCCCAGCACCAGCTGAGGCCGTAA
- a CDS encoding DMT family transporter, with translation MSRNWLYVWIGGLIEIVWVSGLKHSTTALEWIGTVSAIIASFYLIVQASKRLPVGTVYAVFTGIGTAGTVAAEMLLFGEPFSLSKVLLIGVLLGGVIGLKLVTAEPSGKEGSSVREVRL, from the coding sequence ATGAGTCGGAATTGGCTTTATGTGTGGATTGGCGGCTTGATCGAGATTGTGTGGGTATCCGGCCTGAAGCATTCCACCACCGCGCTGGAGTGGATCGGCACGGTGTCAGCGATTATCGCAAGCTTTTATTTAATTGTACAGGCGTCCAAGCGGCTTCCCGTCGGAACCGTGTACGCTGTATTTACAGGGATCGGAACGGCCGGCACCGTAGCCGCGGAGATGCTGCTGTTCGGCGAGCCGTTCTCGCTGAGCAAGGTCCTGCTGATCGGAGTGCTGCTGGGCGGCGTCATCGGCTTGAAGCTCGTAACGGCAGAGCCCTCGGGTAAAGAAGGCTCTTCTGTAAGGGAGGTGCGCCTCTAA
- a CDS encoding L-threonylcarbamoyladenylate synthase yields MKHEKWQDAAKERQPLTGGKRATKLWMLGGSALDGAEAEGGAAALFHADSRRLSAGSGRGQEEILGIADAPDTCALQEAGAVLAAGGTVAFPTETVYGLGADARSTAAVEQIFAAKGRPSDNPLIVHIADPAQLQELVTGVNDTERRLMAQFWPGPLTLVLPVKPGAVSPRVTAGLDTVAVRMPDHPAALALIRASGCPLAAPSANRSGRPSPTLAAHVLEDLSGAIDGVLDGGPAGVGVESTVVQAAPDGAVTVLRPGGITEEQLAGIAASVRRDPALAHAGGTDSPAPRSPGMKYTHYAPQGALCVVTGRTAAAVSARIQAELDAARTRGEKTGVLSFDEHIGFYRADVAVSLGSLAAPEEAARRLYAGLRQFDEAGAAFLLAETCPEEGLGAAVMNRLLKAAGHHIIDADA; encoded by the coding sequence ATGAAGCATGAGAAATGGCAAGATGCAGCAAAAGAAAGACAGCCGCTGACAGGCGGCAAGCGTGCAACGAAGCTGTGGATGCTGGGCGGAAGCGCCCTTGATGGGGCTGAGGCTGAAGGGGGCGCTGCGGCTTTGTTCCATGCGGATTCCCGCAGACTGTCAGCTGGGAGCGGGAGAGGGCAGGAGGAGATCCTCGGCATTGCGGATGCACCAGACACTTGTGCGCTGCAGGAAGCAGGAGCCGTTCTGGCGGCAGGCGGAACCGTCGCTTTTCCGACGGAAACGGTGTACGGGCTCGGCGCGGATGCGCGCAGCACGGCTGCGGTGGAGCAGATTTTTGCCGCGAAGGGACGGCCTTCGGACAATCCGCTCATCGTACACATTGCAGATCCGGCACAGCTGCAGGAGCTGGTGACCGGCGTGAATGACACCGAGCGGCGCCTGATGGCGCAGTTCTGGCCCGGTCCGCTGACGCTGGTGCTGCCGGTGAAGCCCGGCGCGGTATCGCCGCGGGTGACGGCCGGACTGGATACGGTCGCCGTGCGGATGCCGGATCATCCGGCGGCGCTGGCGCTGATCCGCGCCTCCGGCTGTCCGCTGGCCGCACCGAGCGCGAACCGCTCGGGCCGTCCCAGCCCGACGCTGGCCGCGCATGTGCTGGAGGACCTGTCCGGGGCCATCGACGGTGTGCTCGACGGCGGACCGGCAGGCGTCGGCGTCGAATCGACAGTCGTGCAGGCCGCCCCGGACGGCGCCGTTACGGTGCTTCGCCCCGGCGGCATCACCGAGGAGCAGCTTGCCGGCATTGCGGCAAGCGTGCGGCGCGACCCGGCGCTGGCGCACGCCGGGGGCACAGACAGCCCGGCGCCGCGCTCGCCGGGCATGAAGTACACGCACTATGCGCCTCAGGGCGCGCTGTGCGTGGTCACCGGGCGGACAGCAGCTGCCGTGTCCGCCCGCATCCAGGCCGAGCTGGACGCGGCCCGCACGCGCGGGGAGAAGACCGGTGTGCTGTCGTTCGACGAGCACATCGGCTTCTACCGCGCGGACGTTGCCGTCTCGCTCGGCAGCTTGGCCGCGCCAGAGGAAGCGGCACGGCGGCTGTACGCCGGCCTGCGGCAATTCGATGAGGCCGGCGCGGCCTTCCTCCTGGCGGAAACCTGCCCGGAGGAAGGCCTCGGTGCCGCAGTGATGAACCGGCTCCTGAAGGCGGCGGGGCATCACATCATAGATGCCGACGCCTAA
- the ychF gene encoding redox-regulated ATPase YchF, which produces MALKAGIVGLPNVGKSTLFNAITQAGAESANYPFCTIDPNVGIVEVPDERLDKLTEMVEPKKTVPTAFEFVDIAGLVRGASKGEGLGNKFLAHIREVDAIVHVVRCFEDENITHVDGKIDPVSDIQTINLELILADIESVEKKIERSKKNMKGGNKQFVQEVEVLEKVKAVLYEDKPARSMDLTEDERLLVRDLHLLTLKPVLYAANVAEHEIGDVANNAYVQKVRDFAAAENAEVVPISAKVEEEICELEGEDKQMFLDELGIQESGLNLLIKAAYKLLGLYTYFTAGVQEVRAWTIRKGTKAPGAAGVIHSDFERGFIRAEVVSYEDLVAAGSMNGAKERGQLRLEGKEYVVQDGDVMHFRFNV; this is translated from the coding sequence ATGGCTTTGAAAGCAGGGATTGTAGGTTTGCCGAACGTCGGCAAATCGACGTTGTTTAACGCAATTACGCAGGCAGGTGCGGAATCGGCCAACTATCCGTTTTGTACGATTGATCCGAACGTAGGTATTGTTGAGGTGCCGGATGAGCGCCTGGACAAGCTGACAGAGATGGTGGAGCCGAAGAAGACCGTGCCGACCGCCTTTGAATTTGTGGACATTGCCGGGCTGGTCCGGGGAGCGAGCAAGGGCGAGGGGCTGGGCAACAAGTTCCTGGCACATATCCGTGAAGTGGATGCGATCGTGCATGTCGTCCGCTGCTTCGAGGACGAGAACATTACCCACGTCGACGGCAAGATTGATCCCGTCAGCGACATTCAGACGATCAATCTGGAGCTGATTCTGGCGGATATCGAGAGCGTGGAGAAGAAGATTGAACGCTCCAAGAAGAATATGAAGGGCGGCAACAAGCAGTTTGTTCAAGAGGTTGAGGTGCTGGAGAAGGTCAAGGCGGTGCTCTATGAGGACAAGCCAGCCCGCAGCATGGACCTGACCGAAGACGAGCGCCTGCTGGTCCGCGATCTTCATCTGCTGACACTGAAGCCGGTGCTATATGCGGCGAACGTAGCGGAGCATGAGATTGGCGATGTCGCGAACAATGCCTATGTGCAGAAGGTTCGTGATTTCGCAGCGGCGGAGAATGCCGAGGTCGTGCCCATCAGTGCCAAGGTGGAAGAGGAGATTTGCGAGCTTGAGGGAGAAGACAAGCAGATGTTCCTGGATGAGCTGGGTATTCAGGAGTCCGGCCTGAACCTGCTTATTAAAGCAGCATACAAGCTGCTCGGCTTGTACACTTACTTTACCGCCGGTGTGCAGGAGGTTCGTGCCTGGACGATTCGCAAGGGCACGAAGGCTCCGGGAGCAGCCGGTGTCATTCACAGCGATTTCGAGCGCGGCTTCATTCGGGCCGAGGTCGTGTCCTACGAGGATCTGGTCGCTGCCGGCTCCATGAACGGAGCCAAGGAGCGGGGGCAGCTTCGCCTGGAAGGCAAGGAATATGTCGTGCAGGACGGCGATGTGATGCATTTCCGTTTCAACGTATAG
- the prmC gene encoding peptide chain release factor N(5)-glutamine methyltransferase, protein MTPEQTIREAFAEASSFLKAHEVMEPQRNAQLLLEHVLGLSGTSYYVALGDPFPAEKQGELEEGITRKAQGVPAQYITGVQEFYGREFKVSPAVLIPRPETELLVEAVLQYGQKLAAGPGGELNVVDIGTGSGAIAVTLALESPRWRVLASDISPAALNAAEENARKCGARVDFRQGNLLEPFSGLMIHILVSNPPYIPARDIEELQPEVRDHEPRTALDGGPDGLDPYRAMMEQLQLLQAPPRLIALELGMGQAPEVAELLRRAGHWQDIVTVKDLAGIERHVLGVGR, encoded by the coding sequence ATGACGCCGGAGCAGACGATACGGGAAGCCTTTGCAGAGGCTTCTTCTTTTTTGAAGGCCCATGAAGTGATGGAGCCGCAGCGCAATGCCCAGCTGCTGCTGGAGCATGTGCTGGGGCTGTCGGGAACGTCTTATTACGTAGCCTTGGGAGATCCTTTTCCTGCCGAGAAGCAGGGAGAGCTAGAGGAAGGGATCACCCGGAAGGCACAGGGAGTTCCGGCTCAGTATATTACAGGGGTACAGGAGTTTTACGGCCGGGAATTTAAGGTGTCGCCCGCCGTGCTGATTCCCCGCCCTGAAACCGAGCTGCTGGTGGAGGCGGTGCTGCAGTATGGACAGAAGCTTGCGGCCGGTCCCGGCGGCGAGCTGAATGTGGTGGATATCGGAACCGGCAGCGGTGCTATAGCCGTAACCCTGGCGCTGGAATCGCCCCGCTGGCGTGTGCTCGCCAGCGATATATCCCCGGCGGCCCTGAACGCTGCCGAAGAGAATGCCCGGAAATGCGGCGCTCGGGTAGATTTCCGCCAAGGGAATCTGCTGGAGCCGTTCAGCGGACTTATGATTCACATTCTCGTCTCCAATCCTCCTTATATCCCGGCGCGGGATATAGAGGAGCTGCAGCCGGAGGTCAGGGACCATGAGCCGCGCACTGCACTGGATGGCGGCCCCGATGGGCTGGACCCATACCGGGCTATGATGGAGCAGCTTCAGCTGCTGCAGGCGCCGCCGCGCCTTATAGCTCTGGAGCTGGGCATGGGCCAGGCGCCGGAGGTGGCGGAGCTGCTGCGCCGTGCCGGGCACTGGCAGGATATTGTGACCGTTAAGGACCTGGCAGGCATTGAGCGCCATGTGCTTGGGGTGGGGCGCTAG
- the fni gene encoding type 2 isopentenyl-diphosphate Delta-isomerase → MKESNKEREGLPQEHREQPAGGNPGMLIPEVPTGERKIEHVRLCLEEEVGGRGITTGLERYRFRHHALPELDFEQVELSASFLSHRMRTPLLISSMTGGSRATGEINQRLAAAAQRRGWMLGVGSVRAAVEQEDLAATFRVRESAPDIPVIANLGAVQLNYGFGADQCRRAVDIAGADMLVLHLNSLQEVFQPEGNLSFKGLLKQIEQLCGALEVPVGIKEVGWGIDAEVAVQLVEAGASFIDVAGAGGTSWSQVEKFRSPDPVRKAAAEAFADWGNSTADCIAEVRAALPQTELIGSGGLTSGVDAAKTIALGADIAGFGRGLLGSAVASEEALDARLAQVELELSIAMFGIGAATIEELQGHKRLIRLG, encoded by the coding sequence ATGAAGGAGTCAAATAAGGAGCGTGAAGGCTTACCGCAGGAGCACCGTGAGCAGCCGGCAGGGGGAAATCCGGGCATGCTGATTCCGGAGGTGCCTACCGGGGAACGCAAAATCGAGCACGTCCGCCTCTGTCTGGAGGAAGAGGTGGGGGGACGCGGGATTACCACGGGGCTGGAGCGCTACCGCTTTCGCCATCACGCTCTGCCGGAGCTGGACTTTGAGCAGGTGGAGCTCTCGGCCTCCTTCTTGTCCCACCGTATGCGCACACCGCTCCTGATCAGCTCCATGACCGGGGGCAGCCGGGCGACGGGCGAGATTAATCAGCGTCTGGCTGCTGCTGCGCAGCGGCGCGGATGGATGCTTGGCGTCGGCTCAGTCCGTGCAGCGGTGGAGCAGGAGGACCTGGCTGCCACGTTCCGGGTCAGGGAATCGGCGCCTGACATTCCTGTCATTGCGAATCTGGGTGCTGTGCAGCTGAACTATGGCTTCGGGGCAGATCAATGCCGCAGAGCCGTGGACATTGCGGGAGCCGACATGCTCGTGCTGCATCTGAACAGCCTGCAGGAAGTGTTTCAGCCGGAAGGCAACCTTTCCTTCAAAGGGCTGCTGAAACAAATTGAGCAGCTGTGCGGGGCGCTGGAGGTGCCTGTCGGCATCAAGGAGGTCGGCTGGGGCATCGACGCGGAAGTCGCCGTACAGCTGGTGGAAGCCGGAGCCTCCTTCATTGATGTTGCCGGCGCAGGCGGCACCTCCTGGAGTCAGGTGGAGAAGTTTCGCAGTCCTGACCCGGTGCGCAAGGCCGCGGCAGAAGCCTTCGCGGATTGGGGCAACTCCACGGCGGATTGCATTGCTGAGGTGCGGGCTGCGCTGCCGCAGACCGAGCTCATCGGCAGCGGCGGTCTTACCAGCGGAGTGGACGCCGCCAAGACCATTGCGCTTGGCGCAGACATTGCCGGCTTCGGCCGGGGTCTGCTGGGCTCGGCGGTGGCCTCGGAGGAGGCGCTGGATGCCCGGCTGGCTCAGGTCGAGCTGGAGCTGAGCATCGCCATGTTCGGCATCGGAGCCGCTACCATTGAAGAGCTGCAGGGTCATAAGCGGCTGATCAGGCTGGGATAG
- the spoIIR gene encoding stage II sporulation protein R, whose product MQSSHPSRDPLRTAVKQIVVLLSILFLVVMSWEEQRIDAAVTEGAIPEESIRLRILAHSDAPEDQLVKQDIRDAVVMQMKSWVGELAPESLEQAKAMTRNHLPEIEALVAQELDVRGITYAYQVELGEVPFPTKMYGRVIYPAGDYEAVRITLGSGKGKNWWCVLFPPLCFIGDNGDVSAPKEAAGTRTASAEPAPSETAEAEASAPEVRFFLLDLLASLWSWVSGLFK is encoded by the coding sequence ATGCAATCATCCCATCCATCCCGTGATCCACTGCGTACTGCAGTCAAGCAAATTGTCGTGCTGTTATCCATCTTGTTTCTGGTTGTCATGTCCTGGGAGGAGCAGCGCATTGATGCTGCTGTCACGGAAGGCGCCATCCCGGAGGAGTCCATTCGGCTCCGCATTCTTGCTCATTCCGACGCCCCGGAGGACCAGCTGGTGAAGCAGGACATTCGTGACGCTGTCGTGATGCAGATGAAGAGCTGGGTGGGTGAGCTGGCACCGGAGAGCCTGGAGCAGGCGAAGGCGATGACGAGAAATCACTTGCCGGAGATCGAGGCGCTGGTTGCACAGGAGCTGGATGTACGGGGTATCACGTATGCTTACCAGGTGGAGCTGGGCGAGGTCCCTTTTCCGACCAAAATGTACGGAAGAGTGATTTATCCCGCAGGTGATTACGAGGCGGTTCGCATTACACTGGGATCCGGCAAGGGCAAGAACTGGTGGTGCGTGCTGTTTCCGCCGCTGTGCTTCATCGGGGACAATGGAGATGTGAGTGCGCCAAAGGAGGCTGCAGGAACACGCACGGCTTCTGCCGAGCCCGCTCCGTCTGAGACGGCAGAGGCAGAGGCGAGTGCGCCGGAGGTACGGTTCTTCCTCTTGGACCTGCTGGCGTCGCTGTGGAGCTGGGTTAGCGGACTGTTTAAGTAG
- a CDS encoding FtsW/RodA/SpoVE family cell cycle protein has translation MLNKLKKIDYLIVTALVGMMIVSITSIYSVTKDTADMDGSHLTMMAYYVVAFIAFFGMSLLDYRLLHKYALYIYLGGIGILVFTLFFGKTINGAQGWLDLGIVNLQPAEMFKLILIIFVTHVLIMRNKPELSFIKDIIPIGLLTFIPFALVMIQNDLGNALAYVVILLGLLWIGNVKVTHALIGLVLVAGTAFGGIQAYIHYHDQIEEFLGKGSRAHWMDRIDPWLMASSVDTSGAGWHTYNAKLAIASGGMNGEGFMQGTSVQSGRVPYTYSDSIFVQIAEEYGFVGSSVVLLLYFILIHRMILIALESRERAGPFMIVGIVSMLLYQIFENIGMFIGLMPLTGITLPFISYGGTSLVISMASLGVAMSVKLHGQDIEEDFPEPKTYRTQAARIRPQNR, from the coding sequence ATGCTGAATAAGCTTAAAAAAATCGACTACCTCATCGTCACCGCCCTGGTAGGGATGATGATCGTCAGCATTACGTCTATATACAGCGTTACCAAAGATACAGCGGATATGGATGGAAGCCATCTGACGATGATGGCTTACTATGTCGTCGCGTTTATTGCATTTTTCGGCATGAGCCTGCTGGATTACCGGCTGCTTCACAAATACGCCCTGTATATTTATTTGGGCGGCATCGGCATCCTGGTATTTACGCTATTTTTCGGGAAGACAATTAATGGCGCCCAGGGCTGGCTGGATCTCGGGATTGTGAACCTGCAGCCGGCAGAGATGTTCAAGCTCATTCTTATTATTTTTGTCACTCATGTGCTCATTATGAGAAACAAGCCGGAGCTTTCCTTTATCAAGGATATTATTCCGATCGGCCTGCTGACCTTCATTCCGTTCGCGCTCGTCATGATTCAGAATGACCTGGGGAATGCACTGGCGTATGTGGTCATTCTGCTTGGCCTGCTGTGGATCGGAAACGTCAAGGTGACTCATGCGCTGATCGGTCTGGTGCTGGTGGCAGGGACGGCTTTTGGCGGGATTCAGGCCTACATTCATTATCATGATCAGATTGAGGAGTTCTTGGGCAAGGGCTCCCGTGCGCACTGGATGGACCGGATCGATCCCTGGCTGATGGCCTCCAGTGTGGATACGTCCGGCGCAGGCTGGCATACGTATAATGCCAAGCTGGCTATTGCGAGCGGCGGGATGAACGGGGAAGGCTTTATGCAGGGGACGTCGGTTCAGTCGGGTCGCGTGCCTTATACGTATTCGGATTCGATTTTTGTGCAAATTGCGGAGGAATACGGGTTTGTCGGGTCCTCGGTCGTCCTGCTGCTGTATTTCATTCTCATCCACCGGATGATTCTGATCGCGCTGGAAAGCCGGGAGCGGGCAGGTCCGTTCATGATCGTTGGTATTGTGTCGATGCTGCTCTATCAGATTTTCGAGAACATCGGGATGTTTATCGGGCTGATGCCGCTGACAGGCATTACGCTGCCGTTCATTAGCTACGGCGGAACGTCGCTCGTGATCAGCATGGCTTCGCTGGGCGTGGCCATGAGCGTCAAGCTGCACGGGCAGGACATCGAGGAGGATTTCCCCGAGCCCAAAACCTACCGCACCCAGGCGGCGCGGATTCGTCCGCAGAACCGTTGA
- the prfA gene encoding peptide chain release factor 1, producing MLDKLQALADRYEKLSELLCDPDVASDTKKLREYSKEQSDLQPTYEAYNEYKQVSEELDAAKEMQGEKLDDDMREMVKMEIDELSGRKQQLEETIRVLLLPKDPNDDKNVIVEIRGAAGGDEAALFASDLYRMYTRYADTQGWKVEVMDVNTNDLGGFKEVIFQIIGRGAYSKLKFESGAHRVQRIPATESGGRIHTSTSTVAVLPEAEEVDIEIHDKDIRVDTFCSSGAGGQSVNTTKSAVRVTHVPTGIVATCQDGKSQNSNKEKALQVLRTRIYDMMRQEEEAKYAGERKSKVGTGDRSERIRTYNFPQSRVTDHRIGLTVHKLDQIMNGEIEEIVSALTIAEQAEMMDKGE from the coding sequence ATGTTGGATAAATTACAGGCATTAGCGGATCGTTATGAGAAGCTCAGCGAGCTACTCTGCGATCCGGATGTGGCCAGCGATACGAAGAAGCTGCGGGAATACTCTAAGGAGCAGTCCGATCTCCAGCCGACGTATGAGGCGTACAATGAATACAAGCAGGTCAGCGAAGAGCTGGATGCCGCCAAGGAAATGCAGGGCGAGAAGCTGGATGATGACATGCGCGAAATGGTCAAGATGGAGATCGACGAGCTGTCCGGACGGAAGCAGCAGCTGGAGGAGACCATCCGCGTCCTGCTTCTGCCGAAGGACCCTAATGACGACAAGAACGTCATTGTGGAGATTCGCGGCGCAGCCGGCGGCGATGAGGCCGCGCTGTTCGCCTCCGATTTATACCGGATGTATACCCGCTATGCCGATACTCAGGGCTGGAAGGTCGAAGTGATGGATGTCAATACGAATGATCTCGGCGGTTTTAAAGAGGTTATTTTCCAGATTATCGGCCGGGGAGCATACAGCAAGCTGAAGTTTGAGAGCGGGGCACACCGGGTGCAGCGGATACCGGCTACGGAATCCGGCGGCCGGATTCATACCTCCACTTCAACGGTAGCGGTGCTGCCGGAGGCGGAGGAAGTGGACATCGAGATTCACGACAAAGACATCCGCGTGGATACCTTCTGCTCCAGCGGTGCTGGCGGCCAGTCCGTTAACACGACGAAATCGGCGGTTCGTGTAACCCACGTTCCAACGGGCATTGTGGCAACGTGTCAGGATGGGAAATCCCAGAACTCCAATAAGGAGAAGGCGCTGCAGGTGCTTCGGACCCGGATCTATGACATGATGCGCCAGGAAGAGGAAGCGAAGTATGCCGGTGAGCGGAAGAGCAAGGTCGGCACAGGAGACCGCAGTGAGCGGATCCGGACCTATAACTTCCCGCAAAGCCGTGTCACAGATCACCGGATCGGCTTGACGGTACACAAGCTGGATCAGATCATGAACGGTGAAATTGAGGAAATCGTTTCAGCCCTGACGATTGCAGAGCAGGCAGAAATGATGGATAAAGGAGAATAA
- a CDS encoding TetR/AcrR family transcriptional regulator codes for MHSSKQILQAALAHFARDGYEGASLQGIAEDCGIRKPSIYAHYSSKGDLFLQAVKDVFQRQEQNIVGFFSQHQELSLEEMLKSFLQQRLEQYTRDDEARFFLRVSFFPPRALYEEVMNIVYPFLDRHEACLSQLLAAGCPQHGRIISRPDQAASVFLTLLDGIHVEILYGGEERAARRLAHAWPVYWQGVTRS; via the coding sequence ATGCACAGCTCCAAACAGATTTTGCAGGCCGCGCTGGCTCATTTTGCCCGGGACGGCTATGAGGGCGCTTCACTTCAGGGGATTGCCGAGGACTGCGGCATCCGGAAGCCGTCCATTTATGCCCATTACAGCAGTAAAGGCGATTTGTTCCTGCAGGCCGTAAAGGATGTATTCCAGCGGCAGGAGCAGAACATTGTCGGCTTTTTCAGTCAGCATCAGGAGCTTTCGCTGGAAGAGATGCTGAAGAGCTTTTTGCAGCAGCGGCTGGAGCAATATACCCGGGACGATGAGGCACGGTTTTTTTTGCGGGTGTCCTTTTTCCCGCCGAGGGCACTCTATGAAGAGGTCATGAATATTGTATATCCGTTTCTTGACCGTCATGAGGCCTGTCTTTCGCAGCTGCTCGCGGCAGGATGTCCGCAGCACGGCAGGATTATTTCCCGGCCTGATCAGGCAGCCTCGGTCTTTTTGACGTTGCTGGACGGCATTCATGTAGAAATTCTGTATGGCGGTGAAGAGCGTGCCGCCCGGCGGCTGGCTCATGCCTGGCCGGTGTACTGGCAAGGGGTAACACGCTCTTGA